In a genomic window of Marinilabiliales bacterium:
- a CDS encoding thioredoxin family protein, whose protein sequence is MDKHNKQAGRAIAASFAVLVLAAATFLLFKIAEQKRVIDSRNVFTSLEISLSGNKTYTISGAPRDNRFIVIFFDADCYYCHLEAEAIVSNIDLLEGIDIYMITSGDQETVMQFEERHGLAVFPSIKTGRVCGETILNGYGIRAVPSLLVYDETGRLIFSNFGYTPVDDILAALDL, encoded by the coding sequence ATGGATAAACACAACAAACAGGCCGGCAGGGCCATCGCAGCTTCATTCGCAGTCCTTGTCCTGGCTGCAGCAACATTCCTCCTGTTCAAAATTGCTGAGCAAAAGCGGGTCATTGACAGCAGGAACGTTTTTACCTCTCTTGAGATATCCCTTTCGGGGAATAAAACGTACACCATCTCCGGTGCTCCCAGGGATAACCGGTTTATAGTCATCTTTTTTGACGCCGACTGCTACTATTGCCACCTGGAGGCCGAAGCTATTGTTTCGAATATTGACCTCCTTGAAGGTATTGATATATACATGATCACTTCCGGTGACCAGGAAACGGTTATGCAGTTCGAAGAGCGGCACGGACTGGCAGTTTTTCCCTCAATAAAGACAGGAAGGGTATGCGGGGAAACCATCCTGAACGGCTATGGCATCAGGGCCGTCCCGTCATTGCTGGTTTACGATGAGACCGGCCGGTTGATCTTTTCAAATTTCGGATACACACCTGTAGATGACATCCTTGCTGCTCTTGACTTATAA
- a CDS encoding glycoside hydrolase family 10 yields the protein MALSKTVKVSVICAMLVFLYTGYNIAQPTEQLIREMEALAGSDQHEKELSLRLAIEQDYLAMARHNIEQYRKTGAIITFVDDHGNPLKNLRIEVDQVTQDFLFGNKIGNLVRPGEKDYKTDLQKKRFKDLFNKAVFLFIWGSYESKPGHPQWQEYSEMLNWALENGITCMGHPLGWTGPWGTPQWLLELPEETINELYKARIFNNVIGYKGEIDMWIVVNEPINTVPWEVAIADKDNNNSFRYNVTGYEPDQFVSWVEQSYKWAWEANPHGDYILNEYFTLAIPEIRDRFYDLLKELHRRNTPFTGIGIQAHEPRQHWFSPIEIFKTFDLYSEFGKPIHITEFIPQSSGKEITGWREGIWTEEAQAEFAEHFYTLAFGHPSVASITWWGISDRNIWLEGGGLLDEEYNPKPVYNRLMRLIKEDWMTRDLVLETDENGQALFRGFFGKYRVTVTSPDGSSQILELHLKENGTNWWRFVL from the coding sequence ATGGCGTTATCAAAAACCGTGAAAGTCAGTGTTATCTGTGCAATGCTGGTATTCCTGTATACTGGCTACAACATTGCACAGCCTACCGAACAGTTGATAAGAGAGATGGAGGCCCTTGCCGGATCCGATCAACATGAAAAGGAATTGTCGTTACGACTTGCAATCGAGCAGGACTACCTGGCGATGGCCAGGCATAATATTGAACAATACCGGAAAACCGGGGCGATTATTACATTTGTTGATGATCATGGCAACCCTCTTAAAAACCTGCGTATTGAAGTTGATCAGGTCACCCAGGACTTCCTTTTCGGAAATAAGATCGGGAATTTGGTACGTCCCGGCGAAAAGGATTATAAAACCGATCTGCAGAAAAAAAGGTTTAAGGATTTATTCAACAAGGCAGTCTTCCTCTTTATCTGGGGCAGCTATGAAAGCAAACCTGGTCATCCGCAATGGCAGGAGTATAGTGAGATGTTAAACTGGGCGCTTGAAAACGGGATTACCTGTATGGGACACCCGCTGGGATGGACGGGACCATGGGGTACACCCCAATGGCTGCTTGAGCTGCCGGAAGAAACCATAAACGAGCTGTACAAAGCCAGGATATTCAACAATGTAATTGGATACAAGGGAGAAATTGATATGTGGATTGTTGTAAACGAACCAATTAATACAGTCCCGTGGGAAGTGGCAATTGCAGATAAGGATAACAATAATAGTTTCAGGTATAATGTGACCGGATACGAGCCCGATCAATTTGTCTCATGGGTTGAGCAGTCATATAAATGGGCCTGGGAAGCAAATCCACATGGGGATTATATTCTTAATGAGTATTTTACCCTTGCAATACCCGAAATACGTGACCGTTTCTATGATCTGCTCAAGGAACTGCACAGAAGGAATACCCCTTTTACCGGTATTGGCATACAGGCACATGAGCCTCGCCAGCATTGGTTCTCTCCGATTGAAATATTTAAAACATTTGATCTTTATTCAGAGTTTGGCAAGCCCATCCATATTACCGAGTTCATACCCCAGTCATCAGGAAAGGAGATCACGGGATGGCGCGAAGGAATATGGACAGAAGAAGCACAGGCAGAGTTTGCAGAACATTTTTACACCCTCGCCTTTGGCCACCCTTCTGTTGCATCTATCACCTGGTGGGGTATTTCTGACCGGAATATCTGGCTCGAGGGAGGCGGTTTGCTTGATGAGGAGTATAATCCCAAACCAGTTTACAACAGACTAATGAGACTAATAAAGGAGGATTGGATGACACGTGACCTGGTACTTGAAACAGATGAGAACGGTCAGGCATTATTCAGGGGGTTCTTTGGCAAATACCGGGTAACAGTGACAAGTCCGGATGGTTCCAGTCAGATACTGGAGTTACATCTAAAGGAAAACGGAACAAACTGGTGGCGGTTTGTGCTGTAA
- a CDS encoding tryptophanase: protein ASALYIISGCRGMERGTISSVRDEDGNDILADMELLRLAFPRRVFTLSQTLFLLDRVKWLYANRELVGGLKFVEEPPVLRFFMGRLAPVSDWPQKLAAKFREDFGESL from the coding sequence GCTTCTGCTCTGTATATAATATCAGGCTGTCGCGGAATGGAGCGCGGAACCATCTCAAGTGTAAGGGATGAGGATGGTAACGATATCCTTGCCGACATGGAGCTGCTCAGACTGGCATTCCCCAGGAGGGTATTTACACTCTCGCAAACGCTGTTCCTGCTTGACAGGGTAAAATGGCTTTATGCCAACCGCGAGCTTGTCGGGGGACTGAAATTCGTGGAGGAGCCACCCGTGCTGAGGTTCTTCATGGGACGCCTTGCCCCGGTAAGTGACTGGCCACAGAAGCTTGCCGCAAAGTTCAGGGAAGATTTCGGGGAGTCGTTGTAG
- a CDS encoding HEPN domain-containing protein — MITPFCFRSEVVLALLKPAQNNSNSNHNQYNKFWVNSSQLDWDAVLSLFKAGNYMHALFFAHLSIEKLLKAHWVKDNDEDYPPRVHNLEYLYNQTNLSLDSQYIDELRIITSWNIEGRYQDYRDRFYKLSTKDYTERKLKTVKEIRECLIKKLQ; from the coding sequence TTGATAACGCCATTTTGTTTTCGATCTGAAGTGGTTTTAGCTCTCTTAAAGCCGGCACAAAATAACTCAAACAGCAATCATAACCAATATAATAAATTCTGGGTAAACTCATCACAACTGGATTGGGATGCTGTATTATCTCTGTTTAAGGCAGGCAATTATATGCATGCGCTGTTTTTTGCACATTTATCTATTGAAAAACTCCTTAAGGCACATTGGGTCAAAGATAATGATGAAGATTATCCACCAAGGGTGCATAATTTAGAGTACCTTTACAATCAAACCAATCTTTCACTCGATAGTCAATATATAGATGAACTCAGGATTATTACATCATGGAACATTGAAGGACGTTATCAGGATTATCGTGACCGGTTCTATAAACTAAGTACAAAGGATTATACAGAAAGAAAATTGAAAACCGTTAAGGAAATCAGGGAATGCTTAATAAAGAAGTTGCAATAG
- a CDS encoding nucleotidyltransferase domain-containing protein translates to MLNKEVAIEKSLLLINELRRNGYSASKAALFGSFVDGKAHEHSDIDLALWDEKFTGCLSIDYEPIKHILRKFDRIELHTFNENETSENNPFIKVIERKCIKLA, encoded by the coding sequence ATGCTTAATAAAGAAGTTGCAATAGAAAAATCCCTTCTTCTAATTAATGAACTTAGAAGAAACGGTTACAGTGCATCAAAAGCTGCCCTCTTTGGTTCTTTCGTAGATGGCAAGGCTCATGAACATTCGGATATTGATCTTGCTCTTTGGGATGAAAAGTTTACAGGTTGCTTATCAATAGATTATGAGCCTATTAAGCATATTCTCCGGAAATTTGACAGAATTGAGCTTCATACCTTTAATGAAAACGAAACATCTGAAAATAACCCATTTATAAAAGTAATTGAAAGAAAATGCATTAAACTGGCTTAA